Within Azoarcus sp. DD4, the genomic segment CAGGAAAGGCATGTTCACCTCGAGTTGTCCGGCGGCGAACCGCCACCGGCTGCGGACGGCGCAACGGTGTTTCCGCTGCGAAGCTCGGAATCGGCGCGCGGCCAGCTCTTCGTGCAGGTGTACGGGCACGAGACCGGGTTGCCGGCCCACGAAAGCGAGCGCTATCGCACCATCGCCTCGCTGCTCACCACCGCGATCGAGCGGGTCCATTACGTCGAACTCGCCGAAAGCAACGCCATCGCCATTTCCTCGGAGCGTCTGCGCACCTCGGTACTGGCGGCGCTTTCGCACGACCTGCGCACGCCGATGACAGTGCTGATCGGCCTCGCCGACAGCCTGGTGATGTCGCGCGAACCGCTGCCGCCCCCCGCTCAGGAAACCGCGCTTACGCTGCTGCGGCAATCACGCGCGCTCGGCGGCATCCTCAACAACGTGCTCGACATGGCGCGGCTGCATAGCGGCAACATCCGCCCGCGGCGCGAATGGCACCTGCTCGACGATGTCATCGCCGCCAGCCTGCGCCTGCTCAAACCCCAACTGTCGGACCATCCCATCCGGGTCCGGCTGGAGCCCGACCTGCCGCTGGTCGAATTCGACGCCACCCTGCTCGAACGCGTGGTCTGCAACCTGATCGACAATGCCGCCAAGTATTCACCCGCCGGTTCGCCGATCGAGATCACCGCTTTTGCCGACCTCCAGGCCAACGAAGCCTGCATCGAGGTCTGCGACCAGGGTGAAGGCTTCCCACCGGGCAACATCGACCGTCTGTTCGAGCTGTTCGAACGCGGCAATGCCGAATCCGCGGTCCCGGGCATGGGCCTGGGCCTCAGCATCTGCCACCGCATCATGGCCGCGCACGGCGGCAACATCGCGGTGCACAACCGCGACATCGGCGCCTGCGTGCAGTTGCGGCTGCCGCTCGGCACCCCACCGGTCATCAACGAAGAATAGGCAGACCATGGACATCACCGTACTGGTCGTCGAGGACGAACCCCAGATCCGCCGCCTGGTGCGCAACGCGCTCGAAGGCGAGAACTACCGCGTGTTCACGGTCGACAGCGGCAAGCGCAGCCTGATCGAAGCCGGGATCCGCAAGGCCGACCTCATCGTGCTTGACCTCGGCCTGCCCGACATCGACGGCATGGAAGTGCTGCGCGGCATTCGCGCCTGGAGCCATGTGCCGGTGCTGATCCTGTCCGCCCGTGGCGAGGAGGACGACAAGATCCGCGCGCTCGACGAAGGCGCCGACGACTACCTCGCCAAACCCTTCGGCATGGGCGAGCTGCTCGCCCGCGTGCGCGCGCTGGTGCGCCGCCACGTCAAGCACGAGGACAGCTCCGGCCGCCTCGCCTTCGGCGAGGTCGAAGCCGATTTCGTGCGCCGCACCGTCAGCCGCAACGGCGAAACCGTGCATCTGACCAAGATCGAGTACCGCCTGCTCACTGTCCTCGCCGCCAACGCCGGCAAGGTCCTGACCCACAACCACTTGATGCGCGAGGTATGGGGGCCGGCCTATGTGGACAGCAATCACTATCTGCGCATCTACGTCGGCCGCCTGCGCCAGAAGCTGGAGGGCGACCCTGCCCAGCCGGTACATTTCCTCACCGAAACGGGAGTCGGCTACCGTTTCGAGCCCTGAATCCATGCATCGACCGGCAGGCCCGGGCGCGTTCTTCCAGCGGACTGCGTGGTAACATCCGCTTTTAAAAACCACTCGTTACCGAGCCCGCGTCCCATGTTCTCCTCGCAAGATACTCTCGCCAAGGTCGATCCCGAACTCTGGTCCGCCATCCAGGCGGAGAACCGCCGCCAGGAAGATCACATCGAGCTGATCGCCTCCGAAAACTACGTCTCCCACGCGGTGATGGAAGCCCAGGGCTCCCAGCTCACCAACAAGTACGCCGAAGGCTACCCGGGCAAGCGTTACTACGGCGGTTGCGAACATGTGGACGTGGTCGAGCAGCTCGCCATCGACCGGCTGAAGAAGCTGTTCGGCGCCGATGCCGCCAACGTGCAGCCGAACTCCGGTTCGCAGGCCAATCAGGCCGTGCTGATGGCCTTCGCCAAGCCGGGCGACACCATCATGGGCATGAGCCTGGCCGAAGGCGGCCACCTCACCCACGGCATGCCGCTCAACATGTCGGGCAAGTGGTTCAACGTCGTCGCCTACGGCCTCGACGCCAAGGAAGAGATCGACTACGCGGCGATGGAAGCGCTCGCCCGCGAGCACAAGCCCAAGATCATCATCGCCGGCGCCTCGGCCTACTCGCTGCGCATCGACTTCGAGCGCTTCGCCAAGATCGCCAAGGAAGTTGGCGCCATCTTCTGGGTGGACATGGCCCACTATGCCGGCCTCGTCGCCGCCGGCTACTACCCCAACCCGGTGCCGCACGCCGACGTCGTCACCTCCACCACCCACAAGACCCTGCGCGGCCCGCGCGGCGGCATCATCCTGATGAAGGCCGAGCACGAGAAGGCGATCAACTCCGCGATCTTCCCCGGCCTGCAGGGCGGCCCGCTCGAGCACGTGATCGCCGCCAAGGCAGTCGCCTTCAAGGAAGCCGCCACCCCGGCTTTCCGCGACTACCAGGAGCAGGTCATCGCCAACGCCCGCGTGATGGCGCGCGTGCTCGGCGAAGAGCGCGGCCTGCGCATCGTCTCCGGCCGCACCGAATCCCACGTCTTCCTGGTCGACCTGCGCTCGAAGAACATCACCGGCAAGGAAGCCGAAGCGGTGCTCGGCAGCGCCCACATCACGGTGAACAAGAACGCGATCCCGAAGGACCCGGAGAAGCCCTTCGTCACCTCCGGCATCCGCATCGGCTCGCCGGCGATGACCACCCGTGGCTTCACCGAGATCGAGGCCGAGCAGATCGCCCACCTGATCGCCGACGTGCTGGATGCCCCGCACGATGCAGCAGTAATCGAGCGCGTGCGCGGCAAGGTCGCCGAGCTGTGCGCGAAGTATCCGGTCTACGGCAAGTAAGTCCGGCGCGGGCCGGCCGCAGCCGGCCCCGCACACCATTTCGATGAAGTGCCCCTTCTGCGACGATCCGAACACCCAGGTCACCGACACCCGTGAAAACGAGGACGGTGACGTCGTTCGTCGCCGTCGTCGGTGCCTGAAGTGTGACAAGCGCTTCACCACCTATGAGCGCATCGATCTCAAGATGCCGCACATCGTCAAGCGCAACGGCAATCGAAGCGAATTCGACCACGCCAAGCTCACAAGCAGCATGTCGCTCGCACTGCGCAAGCGACCGGTCACCACCGAGGCGCTCGAAGCCGCGGTCGACCGCATCGAAGCCAAGCTGCTGTCGCTGGGCGAGAACGAAGTCCCCAGTGAAAAGGTCGGCGAACTGGTAATGAAGGAGCTCAAGAAGCTCGACAAGGTTGCCTACATCCGCTTCGCCTCGGTGTATCGCAACTTTGCCGATGTCGACGAGTTCTCCGAGATCATCCGCGAAGTACAGACGCGCCCCAAGCGCGGCCGTCCTGCCAACCCGCCCTCGCCCGATCCCGAGCATGATCTTTTCGGCAGCTGACCACGCCGCCATGGCCCGCGCGCTGGCACTCGCAGCGCAAGGGCTGAACACTACCACCCCAAATCCGCGGGTCGGATGCGTGCTGATGCGCGACGGCCAGATCGTCGGCGAAGGCTGGCATCGTCGCGCCGGCGAAGCCCATGCCGAAGTGCACGCCTTGCAGGTTGCCGGATCGTTGGCCGCCGGCGCCACCGCCTACGTCACCCTCGAACCCTGCTCGCACTTCGGCCGCACGCCGCCATGCTGCGATGCACTGATCCAGGCCGGCGTAGCCCGCGTGGTCGCGGCAATGGAAGACCCCAATCCGCTGGTCGCCGGCAGTGGTCTGGCGCGCCTGCGTGCGGCCGGCATCGTCACCGCCCATGGGCTGCTGGAGGATGAAGCGCGCGAACTCAACATCGGCTTCGTCTCGCGCATGACCCGTGGGCGTCCCTGGCTGCGGCTGAAGGCGGCTAGTACGCTGGATGGCAAGACCGCCCTCGACAACGGTGTCAGCCAGTGGATCACCGGCAGCGCCGCCCGCGACGACGGCCATCGCTGGCGTGCACGCGCCTGCGCTGTCCTCACCGGCATCGGCACCGTCAGGGAAGACGATCCCCAACTGAACGTCCGCGCCGTGCCCTGCGAACGCCAGCCACTGCGGATCGTGGTCGATGCGCGCCTCGAAGTGCCGCTCGCCGCACGCATCCTGCGGGACGCTCCAGCGCTCATCGCCACAGCCAGCGAGGATGCCGGACGTGCTGAGGCGCTGCGGGCGGACGGCCATGACGTGGTCGTACTGCCCAATCCGGCCGGCAAGGTCGATTTGCCCGCGCTGCTGCACGCACTCGGCGAACGCGGAATCAACGAAGTACATGCCGAAGCCGGCTTCAAGCTCAACGGTTCGCTGCTGCGCGAAGGCTGCGTCGACGAGTTGCTGCTCTATCTGGCGCCCATGCTGGTCGGCGATGCAGCACAGGGGCTCTTCAACCTCGCCGCGCTGACGGCCCTCGATCAAGCGATACGGCTCGATATCCGCGACCTGCGCCGCATCGGCGACGACTTCCGCATTCTCGCCCGCCCACGCCGCTGACCCCTGCTCAGGCTTGCGCGCACACCGCGCAACCAGGATCGCGGCCCAAGGACACGCTGCGCCACTCCATCGCCAATCCGTCGAGCAACAGCAGACGGCCATCCAGCGTGGTGCCGCAGCCGACGATCAGCTTCAGCGCCTCCGCTGCCTGGGTCGTGCCTATGATGCCGGTGAGCGGGGCAAATACGCCCATCACCGCGCAGCGCACCTCCTCGACCTCGTCGCCTTCGGGAAACAGGCAGTGGTAGCAGGGGCTGTCCGGCTTGCGCAAATCGAACACCGACACCTGACCGTCGAAGCGGATTGCCGCTCCGGACACCAGCGGTTTGCGGTGGCGGACGCAGGCACGGTTGATGGCATGGCGGGTCGCGAAGTTGTCCGAGCAGTCGAGCACGACGTCGGCCGCTGCGATCTGCTCGTCCAGCGCAGCGCCCTCCAGTCGCTCGACCAGTGCTTCCACCCGAGCCAACGGATTCAATCGGGCAAGCGTGTCGCGGCCCGACTCCACCTTGGGTCGTCCGACCGCGTCTTGACTATGAAGGATCTGGCGTTGCAGATTGGTCAAGTCCACCGTATCGCCGTCGGCGAGCACCAGCGTGCCGACCCCTGCGGCAGCCAGATACATCGCCGCTGGCGACCCCAGGCCACCAGCGCCGACCACCAACACTCGCGCAGCCAGGATGGCTTCCTGGCCTTCTACACCGATTTCCGGCAGCAGGATGTGACGGCTGTAACGCAGCAGTTGATCGTCGTTCATCAAGTTCTCGCCAACAAAAAAAGCCGCGGTATGCGGCCCGACATTCCAGCAAGCCCTGTGCGGCACCCGCCGACGGTCAGCGGTACTCCCGCAGGTCCGGCGGCGTATCGTCGTGGTCGCCATGGGGGTGGTGAGACCAAGCCTGGATGTACACCTCGTTCGACTGCTTGAGCAGGCGTTCCGGCGACAACAGGTTATGGCGTTGGGTTTCTTCGCAGAAATAGACCAGCGCACGCAGCAGCTTTGCGTAGAGCCCGTTGTCCAGCGCGAAACCGGCATCACGCAGCGCGGTTTCCAGCCTTTCGAGGCTGTGCTCCAGCACCGAGTAATGCACCTTCAGGATCAATACGGCCGAGGTCCGCTCCACGCGCACACCCTCGATGTCGCCGAGGGCTCGCCAGGCATGCTCGACCTGGCCGGGCGGCAGCGCCTTGAAGCGGATCTCCCGCGTCTTGAGGATGCCGGCACCGGCCACCGGATGGTGGTGCTGCCGACCCGCAAGCCTGTACGCAGTCTCCCGGCGCATGGTGCCCCCTCCCCGGATTGATCATTTCTTATTCTGGACGATCTGCAGGCCCTTGAGGAGATTGACGGCTTGCATCAGCTGATTGTCGTCCTTGCCGGCGACTTCGAACCTCGGCTGCGCGGCCTCCTCGTCCTCTGCCGGCTTCTGCTCGCCGGGCTTGGTACTCTGCAGTCTGCGTTCGGCATCAGGATCACGATCGTTGCCAAGGTGGCCCTGCAGGTCTGCCTCGCGCACACGCCGCGCAGAACCATTCGCACCCTCTTCCACCACGATGTCAGGCTCGATGCCCTTGGCCTGGATGGAACGTCCGCCAGGCGTGTAATAGCGCGCGGTGGTGAGCTTGATCGCGGTATTGCTGTTGAGCGGGAGGATGGTCTGTACCGAGCCCTTGCCGAAGGTCTGCGTACCCATGACCACCGCGCGCTTATGATCCTGCAGTGCGCCGGCGACGATCTCGGACGCCGACGCCGAACCGCCGTTCACGAGAACCACCATCGGCACGTCCTTGATCCCCTTGGGCAAGCCACGCAGGTAATCGTCGCGCGAACCGCGCAGGTAATCTTCGGGAGTCGCATGGTACTGGCGCTTGGCATCGTCGGTACGCCCGTCCGTCGATACCACCAGCGTATCGGCCGGAAGGAAAGCTGCCGCCACCCCGACCGCACCATTGAGCAGACCACCGGGGTCATTGCGCAGGTCCAGCACCAGCCCCTTCATCTGACCTTCCTTGGCCAGCTTGTCCAGATGCTGTACCAGGGATGCGGCGGTATTCTCCTGGAACTGCACGACACGCACGTAAGCATAGCCCGGCTCCACCATCTTGGACTTGACGCTCTGCACCTTGATCACTTCTCGGGTCAAGGTCAGCACGATGGGACGCACCTCGCCCTTGCGCATGATGGTCAGCGTGATGTCGGTCTTGGGCTTGCCACGCATGCGCTTGACCGCATCGTTGAGATTCATGCCCTTCACCGGCGTATCGTCGAGCTTGACGATGAGGTCGCCTGCCTTGACGCCGGCGCGGAAAGCCGGCGTATCCTCGATCGGTGACACCACCTTGACGAAGCCGTCCTCCATGCCGACCTCGATCCCGAGCCCGCCGAATTCGCCCTGGGTGCCGACCTGCAGATCCTTGAACGCCTCGGCATCTAGATAGGCCGAATGCGGATCAAGGCCGCTCAGCATGCCGCTGATCGCATGCGTGACGAGCTTCTTGTCTTCCACCGGCTCGACATAGCCCTGCTTGATGGCATTGAACACGTCGGCAAAGGCCCGCAATTCCTCGACCGGCAGCGGCGCCAGCGCCGCCTTGTCGGCATTGGCCGAGAAATTGAGACTGATCATCACGCCGGCCACCACACCGGTCATGACGAGGCCGAACTGTTTCAGCTTGCTGCCCATGAAAACTCCATCGGAGAAATTAGCCTCGCGGCATGTCACGCCGCTCACTGTCCACGCTGTCCAGCACTAGTTGAGACGCACCCACTGCAGTGGATCGACCGGGCGCCCCTGGTGGCGGATTTCGAAGTAAAGCCCTGCTTCCGGCCCGCCACCGCTCGATCCGACGCTGGCGAGCGCGTCGCCGCCGGAAACGGCATCCCCGACTTCCTTCAGCAGCGCATCGTTATTGCCATACACGGAGAGGTAATCACCGCCGTGATCGAGTATAAGCAGATTGCCATAACCGCGAAGCCAATCGGAAAAAACCACCTCGCCGGCCGCCACTGCACGTACTTCCGCGCCGCTGGCCGCGCGGATGAACACACCTTTCCAGGTTGTTCCGCCTTCCGCCCTTGGAGCGCCGAACCGGCCGATGAGTTCGCCCCGAACAGGGAAGCGCAGCTGGCCGCGCAATTGCGCGAATCGCACCCCTGTCGGCGTAGGACCAGCGCTCTGCCTGACCTCGCCGACCACCGGTTCGGAACGGCGACTTCGTGTTCCGCCGTTCGCCGCGGCGGCCGCACGCGCCTGTGCTTCCGCCCGGGCTGCAGCCTGGCGTTCGGCGGCGAGACGCGCCGCAGCCTGCCGCGCCGCCTGCTCGCGCGCGCGCTGCACCAGAGTGTCGATCAGGCGCGCAAGCCGCTGCTCGTCCTGCCTCAGCGCGCTCACTTCGCGCTGCTGATTCTTCAACTGGTCCGAGACCGCGACCAAGGCCTGACGACGCACTTCCTCGACCGAGGCAAGTTCCGCGTGCCGCGCCTGCTCGCCGCGTTCGAGCTCGAGCAACCTCGCACGCCGCATGCCGATTTCCTCGGCACGCTGGGTCTTCTCGCGCAGGTCGAGCCGCAGCGTTTCGATCAGTCCCAGCCGGGCCTTGCCCAGATGCTCCAGGTAATGCGCATCGCGGGCGAACTGGTTGGGGTCGCGCGTAGACAGCAGCGGCGCGACACCGTCCGCACTACCGTACATGTAGTGCCGACGCAACCACTCGGCGAGTTCTCCCTGGCGGGAGGCAATCCGCCCTTCGACCTCGCGCTGTTCCGCTTCGAGCAGGGCAAGCTTGCGTTCGGCATCGAGCTTGCTGCCGGCAAGCTGACGCAGGCTGCGCTGCACCCTCGAGACCTCGCGTTCGGCCTCGGCCAGCGCGCTGGCGGACGCCGAACGCGAGGCCTCCGTCTCGTTCATTTCCTTCTGCAGATCGCGGATCCGGCGCTTGAGGTCGTCGAGGTCGGAGCGCTTCTCTGCGATATCGGGTATCGGCTCGTTGGCGTGCGCCGCGGCCGGCAGCCCACCTGCCGCAGCAAGCAACATTAGGCTCAGCGCCATCGCGCCGCGCACGCAGATCATGGAGCGGATACCCGGGACTCCTTCCCGTTCAGCCCTTCGCCTTGCCCTGGCCGGCGACCGCAGCCTGCGCCGCGCGAATGGTATCTTCGTCGGCAAGGTAGTAGCTCTTTACCGGCTTGAGGTTCACATCCAGTTCGTATACCAACGGCTGCGCGGTCGGAATGTTGAGACCGACGATGTCCGCGTCCGAGATCCCGTCGAGATACTTGATGAGCGCGCGCAGGCTGTTACCGTGAGCGGCGATCAGGATGCGGCGACCGGACAGGATCTGCGGCACGATCACGGTCTCCCAGTAGGGCACGACGCGGGCCACGGTATCGGCCAGGCATTCGGTCCGGGGGAATTTTGCGCGCGGCAAGGACGCGTAGCGCGGATCGTCGCAATTGAGACGCTCGTCGCCCTCTTCCAGCGGCGGCGGCGGGGTATCGTAGGAACGCCGCCACACCAGTACCTGGTCGTCGCCGTACTTGGCCGCGGTCTCCGCTTTGTTCAGGCCTTGCAGCGCGCCGTAGTGACGCTCGTTGAGACGCCAGGAATGCTCCACCGGCAGCCACAGGGACTCGAGTTCCTCCAGCACCATGTTGAGGGTCTTGTTGGCACGCTTGAGCACCGAGGTGTAGGCCAGATCGAAGGCGTAACCTTCGCGCTTGAGCAACTGACCCGCCGCACGGGCCTCGGCAACGCCCTGCTCGGTGAGGTCGACGTCGGTCCAGCCGGTGAAACGGTTTTCATTGTTCCAGGTGGACTCACCGTGGCGAAGCAGAACGATCTTGTACATGAGGCATCGAATCCGTCTTGATGGTTTGAACGAACAGCCGATCGCGGAGGCACGAAACGCACATCCGCTGCAACCCTTGCCGCAGGACCTCGCCCGCGCATGAGTCTGGCCCGATATTTTATACTAACGACTTTCCCTCTCCCGACCCACCGTGAACAAAGACGACATCTTCGAGCTGATCGACAAGCACGAGCACATTGAAACCGCCGCTCGCGCCCTCAAGGCGATCGCCCATCCGCTGCGCCTGAAGATTCTCTGCGTCCTCGGCGAAGGCGAGGTCTGCGTGCAGGATATCGTCGAAGCCGTCGGCACCTCGCAGAGCAACATCTCGCAACATCTTGCCATCCTGCGCGACAAGGGCGTGCTGCAGACACGCAAGGACGCCAACCGCGTCTACTACCGTGTCGGCGACCAGCGCACCCTCCAGCTCATCGTACTGATGCGCGAAGTCTTCTGCGGCGTTCCGCCCACCCGCGGCTGACTGCTGCCCCCCTCCTTTCTACCCACCCCAACCCGGAGCTTCTTCCTCGTGGAATTCCTGAAACTGAACTGGCACTGGGCCGCCCTCGCAGTCGCAAGCGGCGCCTGGCTGCTCTTCGACTTCGTCCGCAGCAAGGGGGACAAGACCTTGATCTCCCCGGTCGAAGCCACCATGCTGATCAACCGCGAAGACGCCGTCGTCGTCGATGTGCGCGACGAAACCGAGTTCGTCCGCGGCCACATCCCCAACGCCCGTCACCTGCCCCTGTCGGATCTGGCACGGCGCAGCGGCGAGCTTGATAAATTCAAGAAC encodes:
- a CDS encoding ATP-binding protein, producing MARLLFALPSLTSPPEVISARLDQTALQRARPYLLAVAASLLVSLCAAPLRHVLDPANIAMLFLLVGFLIALRLGRGPAIVAAVTNTALLDFVVVPPHFAFIPTDLQYLVTLVVMLTVGLVTAQLSTGLGQQARLSALHERDTYALYELAHELAGCITLGQIRLALDGYLVHQERHVHLELSGGEPPPAADGATVFPLRSSESARGQLFVQVYGHETGLPAHESERYRTIASLLTTAIERVHYVELAESNAIAISSERLRTSVLAALSHDLRTPMTVLIGLADSLVMSREPLPPPAQETALTLLRQSRALGGILNNVLDMARLHSGNIRPRREWHLLDDVIAASLRLLKPQLSDHPIRVRLEPDLPLVEFDATLLERVVCNLIDNAAKYSPAGSPIEITAFADLQANEACIEVCDQGEGFPPGNIDRLFELFERGNAESAVPGMGLGLSICHRIMAAHGGNIAVHNRDIGACVQLRLPLGTPPVINEE
- a CDS encoding response regulator, translated to MDITVLVVEDEPQIRRLVRNALEGENYRVFTVDSGKRSLIEAGIRKADLIVLDLGLPDIDGMEVLRGIRAWSHVPVLILSARGEEDDKIRALDEGADDYLAKPFGMGELLARVRALVRRHVKHEDSSGRLAFGEVEADFVRRTVSRNGETVHLTKIEYRLLTVLAANAGKVLTHNHLMREVWGPAYVDSNHYLRIYVGRLRQKLEGDPAQPVHFLTETGVGYRFEP
- the glyA gene encoding serine hydroxymethyltransferase, producing MFSSQDTLAKVDPELWSAIQAENRRQEDHIELIASENYVSHAVMEAQGSQLTNKYAEGYPGKRYYGGCEHVDVVEQLAIDRLKKLFGADAANVQPNSGSQANQAVLMAFAKPGDTIMGMSLAEGGHLTHGMPLNMSGKWFNVVAYGLDAKEEIDYAAMEALAREHKPKIIIAGASAYSLRIDFERFAKIAKEVGAIFWVDMAHYAGLVAAGYYPNPVPHADVVTSTTHKTLRGPRGGIILMKAEHEKAINSAIFPGLQGGPLEHVIAAKAVAFKEAATPAFRDYQEQVIANARVMARVLGEERGLRIVSGRTESHVFLVDLRSKNITGKEAEAVLGSAHITVNKNAIPKDPEKPFVTSGIRIGSPAMTTRGFTEIEAEQIAHLIADVLDAPHDAAVIERVRGKVAELCAKYPVYGK
- the nrdR gene encoding transcriptional regulator NrdR, with translation MKCPFCDDPNTQVTDTRENEDGDVVRRRRRCLKCDKRFTTYERIDLKMPHIVKRNGNRSEFDHAKLTSSMSLALRKRPVTTEALEAAVDRIEAKLLSLGENEVPSEKVGELVMKELKKLDKVAYIRFASVYRNFADVDEFSEIIREVQTRPKRGRPANPPSPDPEHDLFGS
- the ribD gene encoding bifunctional diaminohydroxyphosphoribosylaminopyrimidine deaminase/5-amino-6-(5-phosphoribosylamino)uracil reductase RibD, producing the protein MIFSAADHAAMARALALAAQGLNTTTPNPRVGCVLMRDGQIVGEGWHRRAGEAHAEVHALQVAGSLAAGATAYVTLEPCSHFGRTPPCCDALIQAGVARVVAAMEDPNPLVAGSGLARLRAAGIVTAHGLLEDEARELNIGFVSRMTRGRPWLRLKAASTLDGKTALDNGVSQWITGSAARDDGHRWRARACAVLTGIGTVREDDPQLNVRAVPCERQPLRIVVDARLEVPLAARILRDAPALIATASEDAGRAEALRADGHDVVVLPNPAGKVDLPALLHALGERGINEVHAEAGFKLNGSLLREGCVDELLLYLAPMLVGDAAQGLFNLAALTALDQAIRLDIRDLRRIGDDFRILARPRR
- a CDS encoding molybdopterin-synthase adenylyltransferase MoeB; its protein translation is MNDDQLLRYSRHILLPEIGVEGQEAILAARVLVVGAGGLGSPAAMYLAAAGVGTLVLADGDTVDLTNLQRQILHSQDAVGRPKVESGRDTLARLNPLARVEALVERLEGAALDEQIAAADVVLDCSDNFATRHAINRACVRHRKPLVSGAAIRFDGQVSVFDLRKPDSPCYHCLFPEGDEVEEVRCAVMGVFAPLTGIIGTTQAAEALKLIVGCGTTLDGRLLLLDGLAMEWRSVSLGRDPGCAVCAQA
- a CDS encoding S41 family peptidase, which codes for MGSKLKQFGLVMTGVVAGVMISLNFSANADKAALAPLPVEELRAFADVFNAIKQGYVEPVEDKKLVTHAISGMLSGLDPHSAYLDAEAFKDLQVGTQGEFGGLGIEVGMEDGFVKVVSPIEDTPAFRAGVKAGDLIVKLDDTPVKGMNLNDAVKRMRGKPKTDITLTIMRKGEVRPIVLTLTREVIKVQSVKSKMVEPGYAYVRVVQFQENTAASLVQHLDKLAKEGQMKGLVLDLRNDPGGLLNGAVGVAAAFLPADTLVVSTDGRTDDAKRQYHATPEDYLRGSRDDYLRGLPKGIKDVPMVVLVNGGSASASEIVAGALQDHKRAVVMGTQTFGKGSVQTILPLNSNTAIKLTTARYYTPGGRSIQAKGIEPDIVVEEGANGSARRVREADLQGHLGNDRDPDAERRLQSTKPGEQKPAEDEEAAQPRFEVAGKDDNQLMQAVNLLKGLQIVQNKK
- a CDS encoding murein hydrolase activator EnvC, giving the protein MICVRGAMALSLMLLAAAGGLPAAAHANEPIPDIAEKRSDLDDLKRRIRDLQKEMNETEASRSASASALAEAEREVSRVQRSLRQLAGSKLDAERKLALLEAEQREVEGRIASRQGELAEWLRRHYMYGSADGVAPLLSTRDPNQFARDAHYLEHLGKARLGLIETLRLDLREKTQRAEEIGMRRARLLELERGEQARHAELASVEEVRRQALVAVSDQLKNQQREVSALRQDEQRLARLIDTLVQRAREQAARQAAARLAAERQAAARAEAQARAAAAANGGTRSRRSEPVVGEVRQSAGPTPTGVRFAQLRGQLRFPVRGELIGRFGAPRAEGGTTWKGVFIRAASGAEVRAVAAGEVVFSDWLRGYGNLLILDHGGDYLSVYGNNDALLKEVGDAVSGGDALASVGSSGGGPEAGLYFEIRHQGRPVDPLQWVRLN
- the gpmA gene encoding 2,3-diphosphoglycerate-dependent phosphoglycerate mutase — protein: MYKIVLLRHGESTWNNENRFTGWTDVDLTEQGVAEARAAGQLLKREGYAFDLAYTSVLKRANKTLNMVLEELESLWLPVEHSWRLNERHYGALQGLNKAETAAKYGDDQVLVWRRSYDTPPPPLEEGDERLNCDDPRYASLPRAKFPRTECLADTVARVVPYWETVIVPQILSGRRILIAAHGNSLRALIKYLDGISDADIVGLNIPTAQPLVYELDVNLKPVKSYYLADEDTIRAAQAAVAGQGKAKG
- a CDS encoding helix-turn-helix transcriptional regulator — encoded protein: MNKDDIFELIDKHEHIETAARALKAIAHPLRLKILCVLGEGEVCVQDIVEAVGTSQSNISQHLAILRDKGVLQTRKDANRVYYRVGDQRTLQLIVLMREVFCGVPPTRG
- a CDS encoding rhodanese-like domain-containing protein: MEFLKLNWHWAALAVASGAWLLFDFVRSKGDKTLISPVEATMLINREDAVVVDVRDETEFVRGHIPNARHLPLSDLARRSGELDKFKNRPIILCCASGNRSAAALAQLKKAGFEKLHNLRGGLMDWEKAGQPVSRKKK